In Beijerinckiaceae bacterium, the sequence GGCTTGATGAGATCGTCGGTGCCAATGTCTTCCTGGGGATTGGTGTTACCAGCAGCTTCATCTGCATCTATGTGATGCATGCCCGCGGTCTCTATCGCTTTCCGGTCCTTCTCAATCCGGTTCCCTATTTAGCCGCGATATTCACGGTTCTCACCCTGGTCGGGTTGTCTGTGACCGCTGCCCTTCTCTTTATGGGCGGCGATGACGACTATCTGTTAAAGCCCATGGTGGCGATCGTCCTGTTGCAGATCGCCCTTTTATTCTCGGCGCGCTGGCTCATGGGCAATGTGATGCACGCCTTGGTGTCGACGGATAGTCTGGTCGGGCGGCGTGTCGTGACGATCGGTGAGCCGTCGGAACTGCTCAGACTGAGCGCAACCTTTTTGCTCCGATATTTCGGGCTGACGGAAGTCTCCCGCGTCGCCGTCGCGGCAAATCGCGGATGCCGCTCCGCCGACGTCCTGGTCAGCCTGGACCACGCGCTGGCGGCCGCCCGTGAACAAGGGGCGGAAGAATTCCTGGTGGCTTTCCGCTGGTCCAGTCAGGAACTGCTTGAAACCGTCCGCGAGCGGCTTCGTGCGTCTCCGCTTCCGGTCCGGCTCTTGCCGGATCACACCGTCAGAACGGTATTGGGGCAGCATGCCTCGTCGATCGGCACTGACGAGATGCAGCCCGTGCAGGTGCAGCGGGCGCCGCTTTCTCCCTATGAAAGGGCGATCAAGCGGACGTTGGACATTGCGTTCGCGCTGGTTGCAATCGGAATGCTCTCACCGCTATTGGCGATCGTCGCGATCGCAATCAAGCTTGATAGCGAAGGACCGACCATCTTCCGCCAGCGGCGCAATGGATTTGGCGGGAATGAATTCACCATCTTCAAGTTTCGCACGATGCGCGTTCTCGAAGACGGACCGACGGTGACTCAGGCGTGCCGCGGCGACTTGCGTGTGACTCGGGTCGGGCAGTTCCTGCGCCGGTCGAGCATCGACGAATTACCGCAGCTCTTTAATGTTCTGAACGGCGATATGTCTTTGGTTGGGCCGCGCCCGCATGCCCTGGCGCATGACAATGAATATAAATATCACATCGCCAATTATGCATTTCGCCATCACGTCAAGCCAGGAATAACCGGATGGGCGCAGGTCAATGGTTTGCGCGGCGAAACCGGCCGTATTGAGCAAATGGCCGAACGCGTGAAACACGACCTTTGGTACATCAACAATTGGTCGCTCAGATTTGACATAAATATTCTGTTGCGGACCTGTTTCGAGGTTTTGCGCAGCCGCGCCTATTGAACGCTCGTTCTAACCTCGCCCACAAGCCTGGATCGATACGCTTTTCGTTTAAACAGCTATAACCGTGGCGCCCTTCGCGAAAATTGCCCATGAGGCTTCCCTCTGGCGAGACAGCGCGGCCTCCGATCCCAATATCTCTCCCTTTGCTGCAAGTCCGAACGGCTCGGCGGTGACCTCCCGGCAGCCTAGGTCACGATGATTTTGGATTGATTCAATCCAAAATCATGAACGTGATCGATTCCAAAAGTTCAGAGCGGGATGCGGGCGGAAAACCGGTTTCCACTTTTCCTCATCCCGCTCTAAATATCCGACGAGCCTTGCGCCTGCCTGACTTGATTGGCTTCCCCTACTTGCCGACTTGCCAAAAACGGCGCCGACGATAGGATCGCGAGCGAGATCGTCACGCTGGCGGTCAGGTTCAATAAGGGAGACGAGAGCAATGTCGGAGCCGATTGCGCAACCAGTCGGTACCGAGGGCCGCGGAGCTTTGCTGCCGGAGCGTCTGGTCAGCGGATACGAAGCCTTTCTCAGCGGCCGGTTCAAACGCGAGCAAGACCGTTTTCATGCATTGGCCGAAGCCGGGCAAAAGCCGCGCATCATGCTGATCGGCTGCTGCGACTCGCGCGTGTCGCCCGAAGTTATCTTCGATGCGGCCCCGGGCGAATTGTTCGTTGTACGAAATATTGCCAATCTTGTGCCGCCTTATGCGCCAAATGACGATTTGCACGGCACATCGGCGGCGCTCGAATTCGGCGTCATGGGATTGGGCGTCGAACATATCGTCCTGATGGGCCATGCAAGCTGTGGCGGTGTCGGCGCGTTTGCACGCGGCACAACTCATCAACCTCATGTACCGCTCTCGCCCGGCGATTTCATCGGCAAATGGATCAGCTTGATGGGGGCTGCGGCTGAGCGAGTTGGACCGGCCACCCAACCTCTCGAGGATTACATCGAACGTCTGGCGCTCGCCTCGATCATCCAGGGCCTGGCCAATCTTCGCAGTTTCCCGTGGATTGCCGCGCGCGAACGCAGTGGCGAACTTGGCCTGCACGGCGCCTATTTCGGCATCCAGCACGGCACTTTGCTTGCGCTCAACGAAGGCACCGGGCAATTCGAGCCCGTTGCAATCGATAAGCATCGCGCAGCCTTTGCCGCGCATCGGGAGACTGTGGGTTCCTAAGAGGTTGGTCTCGTGGAAGACCGCTTGGCGGAATTATTATTGCTCTACCCGGTCCGGGCGCCGGTTGCTGTGGGAAGAATGGCCACCCTTGCGTCCCGCTTCGGACGCCAGCTGGTGATTCTGCGAAAAGCTGCGTTTTTCGTTCGGCACGCTTCGGCCGCCCTTTCGAGCGATCTCTCTTTGCTTTTCGGCGTCCATGGAAGCAAAGCCCCGGTTGGAGGTCGAGGGCTTAACATCTTTCGTCATTGTCAATCCTCCTCCGTCGGGGTTCGTCGCGCTAACCGTTTCGTTCGCCAACGGTTCCAGCCACGCCAGAGGGCCGAGTTAAAATATTTGCAAGAATTTCGACAATGATCGGGAACGCGGATGAGTATGATCGACGAGCTTTTCTCTGAGGCGGCTGCTGCGCGCGCCCGCGCCTATGCCCCATACTCCGGCTTTGCGGTCGGGGCTGCGCTGCGCTCCGAGTCGGGCAAGGTTTTTTCGGGCGCCAATGTCGAGAATGCGGCTTACCCGGTCGGAACCTGCGCGGAGGCCGGGGCGATTGCCGCAATGGTCGCAGCCGGGGAAAGGCGCATTCGCGAATTCCTCGTTTTGGGAGAGGGCGAGGCTTTGGTGACCCCTTGCGGCGCGTGCCGCCAGAGAATCCGGGAATTTGCTAGCGAAGATGTGCTAGTTCATGTCGCCGGACCGGATGGCGTGCGGGCAAGCTTCACCCTGGGGGCCCTGCTTCCCGAGGCATTCGGTCCGGGCCTGAAAGCGTTGCCGGGTGATTGCTAAAGCCTAGGTTTGTTCGCCAGCTGGGAGGCGTGGCCCGCGCTTCCTGAATATTTTGCAGCGCCGGCAAGAATAATAGTTCAGCTCATTTCGGACTGGCGCCGCTCAGCCATGCACACATTGCTTCCGCAAGAAATCATCGCCAAAAAGCGCGCCGGTGAAAGGCTGCGCCACGAAGAGATCGAGGCTTTCATCCTCGGCTATACGCGGGGACACATCAGCGACGCTCAGGCGGCCGCGCTTGCGATGGCAATTTGTTTTCAGGGTCTCGACGTTAGCGAATGCGCCACGCTGACGCGCGCCATGGCGGATTCAGGCACAAGGCTCGCTTGGCGCCACGCCGATCTTCCCGGGCCGATCGTCGACAAGCATTCGACCGGCGGGGTCGGCGATGTGGTGAGCCTCATTCTGGCTCCGGCGGCGGCGGCTTGCGGCGTTTATGTTCCGATGATCGCGGGACGCGGCCTCGGACACACCGGCGGCACGATCGACAAGCTGGAGGCTATTCCCGGCTATCAGACCACGCCGGGCAAGGATCGCTTCATGGAGGTGGTGCGGCGCTGCGGTTGTGCCATCATCGGGCAGACCGAGGACCTCGCGCCCGCCGACAAGAAGCTTTACGCGGTCCGCGACGTGACCGGAACCGTCGAGTCGATTCCTTTGATCACAGCCTCGATCCTGGCCAAGAAACTCGCGGCCGGGCTCGAAGCGCTGGTCATGGATATCAAAGTAGGGTCCGGCGCGTTTCTACCGTCCCTGGCGGAAGCGCATGCGTTGGCGCGTTCTATTGCGACGGTCGGGGCCGAAGCGGGCTTGCCGGTCCATGCGTTGATCACCGATATGGACGAGCCCTTGGCCTCGGCGGCAGGGAACGCCCTGGAAGTAAGAATTGCCATCGATTTTTTGACGGGGACGAAAGTCGATCCGCGCCTCAGGGAAGTCGTCCTGCGCCTCGGTGGGGAAATGCTGATCATGGGCGGCCTCGCCCAAACCTTAGGCGAGGCCTCGCGGCGGTTCGACGAAGCGCTGGCGAGCGGGGCGGCCGCCGAACATTTTGCCCGGATGGTTGCAGCGCTCGGCGGCCCTGCGGATCTCCTGGAGAAACCGCATCACCATCTCGCTTCCGCCGATTTCGTCCGGCCGGTCCATCCGTCTCGGAGCGGCTATGTTGGAAAAATCGACACGCGCGCCCTTGGGCTGTGTGTCGTGCGGCTGGGCGGTGGGCGGCACCGGCCCGGTTCACCGATTGATCCGAGGGTTGGCTTGAGCTCGATTGCCGGGGTCGGCGCCTATACTGATGACGAGGCCCCGCTTTGCATGGTTCACGCCCGCGATACGGATGCCGCCGAGATGGCGGCGAAGACTGTGATTGCTGCCTATCATATCATGGACGAAGCCCCGCTCGTGCCGCGTCCTTGTATCGTCGGTCACGTCGGCCCGACAGAAAAATGAGCGAAAAAAAGCCCCGGCGGTGATGCCAGGGCTCTTGTACCGCAATAGGTTTGCCGTCAGGCGGCGCGCAGATTACCTGCTGCCGACTTGCCGGTTCGCTTATCGGCGATAACCTCGTAATTTATTTTCTGGCCTTCCTGAAGATTGCGCAGGCCGGATTGCTCCACGGCGCTGATGTGAACGAACACGTCTTTGCCGCCGTCGTCTGGCTGTATGAAGCCGTATCCTTTGTCCGGATTAAACCACTTCACAGTTCCCGTAGTCATGTAGGCTATCCTTAGAGTCGTAGAAAGAACTAGGCGCCGCTCCATGAGGCGCCGACGTAGCGTATCGATGTTTTGAGGAGGAGGTCGTCAGCAGACGCAAAAATGCGAGGCCAAGCCGTCGGCAAAAACACGACACCTGAGGATATATGGGCAGGTTGATAGTAAAACAAGAGGGGCAATTCAAGATTTGAGGCCAGGCTTCAATAAACACTTTTTCGCAGTGCAAAATAAGTCTGGCGGTTCGTCTACAACTTCTTGATCCGGGCGAATGTAAACAGCCCGAGAGGCGGCAAGACCCTTCGTTCCAACAGACAAACGCCTGGGTTGGAGTCGATCCAATCGCCTAAAACGGACCAAGCAAATTTAGGACGCCAGCCAAGTTCCGCGCTGCATTTGGAAAGGGCGGACTCGATCCAGGCCATGGGGCCTTTGCTCGCGCCCACATGATTGACCAGAATGATTTCGCCGCCGGATCTGACGACGCGGATCAATTCGTCGAGGCTGGCGTGCGGATTGGGAACGACGGTCAGGAAATAAGGGGCCACGACCGCATCGAAATAGGAGTCAGGGAAGGCGAGGCGGGTCGCGTCCATGGCGATCAGCCCATCGACATTCTTCAAGGCCTCGGCACGGACGCGCCGCTGGGCGCGCCGGAGCATGGGCTCGGAGAGATCGACCCCGATGAGCCGGGTCTTTCGGTCGAACATCGGCAATTCGAGGCCAGTGCCGACACCGACATCGAGCACACGGCCTCCCAGACGGTCAGCGGCGGCCGCGGCGGCTTTCCGTCCCGGCCGCAGCAGCAACTCGAAGACAAGATCATAGACCGGCGCCCAGCGCGCATAGGACTTCTTGACATGCTTATTGTCGAGGATCGCGGGATCGGCGTAAGATATTGATGTTGCGTCCAAAGTCGGAGCATCGCCGGGGAAGGTTTCCTCTTGCACGAGCGCTTTCCCTCTAAGTGTCGGCTAGAATGAAGCCTGTTTTTTAGGAATTCTGGAATTTTTCTGAGGTTTTTGTTTTGATCTGGCTCAAAATTGAGCCGAGATCAAGGGTGGCATTAAAAGGGCAGATGCGCGACCTGCGCGTGCTGGGAAATCTCAGCAACGGCCGGACATGAAGATTCCGTGGACCCGATCACGCCCCCGCCGAGAACCCGCGCGCGCGGCTTATCCGAGTCGTAAAACACACAGGCCTGTCCCGGCGAGACGGCATCTTCGCCGGCAGCAAATTCGACAATCGGCTCTCGATCATTGACAGTCAGGACGCCAAGGACCGGCGGCCGGGACGAACGAACCTGCACGAAAACCTCCCGTCGCTCGCCGGCATGTTCATCGACCGTGCCGGGCCCAATCCAGTTCAACGAGCGCAACCGCGCAAGCCGGGTCGTCAGCGCCTCGCGCGGACCAACAACAACACGTGCCCGCGCCGCGTCCAGCCGGACGACAAACAAGGGTTCACCCGTAGCAAATCCGCCAAGCCCCAAACCGCGCCGCTGTCCAATGGTGTAATGGATGACGCCGGGGTGGGTTCCTAACACGCGACCATCGACGTGAACGATGTCGCCAGGGATCGCCGCACCCGGCATCAAGCGTTCGATAACATCACTGTATTTGCCGGCCGGCACGAAACAAATATCCTGGCTGTCCGCCTTGTCGGCGACCAGGAGACCGTAACGATGCGCGAGGGCACGAACGTCGGCCTTTTCCATTTCTCCAAGGGGGAAGCGGAGGAATTCCAGCTGGGCTTTGGTTGTTGCAAAGAGGAAATAGCTTTGATCGCGGGCGCCGTCATGAGCGCGGTGAAGAGCCCGCTTGCCGAACGCGTCCAATCGCGAAGATACGTAATGGCCAGTCGCCAAGACATCGGCGCCGAGGTCTCGCGCCGTTTCAAGCAAGTCGGCGAATTTGATTTCACTGTTGCAAGCAACGCAAGGTATCGGGGTTTCTCCGGTCGCATAACTTTGCGCGAAGGGAGAAATCACCTTGTCCGCAAACCGCTCTTCGTAATCCAGCACATAATGCGGAATGCCGAGCCGGGCGGCGGTGAGCCGAGCGTCATGAATGTCCTGGCCCGCGCAGCATGACCCTTTGCGGTGAACCGCTGCCCCATGGTCGTAAAGCTGCAACGTCACGCCGATAACGTCGTACCCCTGTTCCTTCAGCAGCGCTGCCACCACCGAGGAATCGACGCCGCCGGACATCGCGACCACAACGCGGGTTTGCGCCGGAGGCTTGTTCAGACCGAGACTATTGGGACCTTCTGTCCCTCCCGGCGCGGGATTTTCGTTCATGGACGTCGCCGATCGCTCGATCATTTGGTCAGCCGGAGGCAGGCTCCATGCCATACCTATGAACAGCAGGGCCCGCGCGGGACACCGCTTTCCGCCGCTGCCATCGGTTACTGGAACTCCCTCATTTAATACCTCCCCCGGCCCGAATGCAAATCCGGGCGGAGTAAGCGCCGACCACGCTTTATTGCTAAATTGCTAAGAGCGAAGGCGGGAATGCAATTTTGGAAAGGCCTCGGCTCCTTTTCTTAACGTTATACAAATGGAGCGTCCCAATTAGAAACATAAAGTATCCGGCGCCACTCCCGTGGCAAATAATGAATGGCTTTACGAGTTCTTTGCAATGAAAATTGATAGCAAAAGCGTCGCCTGAGTTTAGTCAAATCTTAAAACAACGCTCCTATTTTTGGGACAACAAGGTCAGTCTTGTGCGTGAGTTTTGAACATGGCCGAACCGAGCCGTCTTAGGACAAAATATGTTATCGGGCCCGATGGGAGCCCGTTGACTGTTGCCGATTTGCCGGCGCCCACCACTAAGCGCTGGGTGATCCGGCGCAAGGCGGAAGTGGTGGCCGCGGTGCGTGGCGGTTTATTGTCGCTGGACGAAGCGTGCAGCCGCTATACCTTGACCGTCGACGAATTTTTGTCCTGGCAAATGTCCATCGATCAGTACGGTCTAGCCGGACTGCGCACAACCCGTATTCAACAATATCGGGTCTGAGTGCGGTCCAGCGGGGCCGGGCGAGCGCGGCAAATTTGTTCTCAATAATGATCCGGTGCACTTTCCGCCTCGTCTTCGGGGAGCTGATGCCGGACCACCAGCGGGACTTGAGCCAGCGAGAACAAGAAAATCAAAATGAAAATTCCGGGGAATTTAAAGGCCACCCAAACATCGTTCGATTGAGTCCGCCAGACGATTTCATTTAAGATCGCAAGGACGAAAAAGAAAAAGCCCCACCGCCAGGTCAATAATTGCCAGCCGCGCTCCGTCAGAGCCAAGGCATTGTCGAACACGATCGGCAAGATCGACTTCTTGAACAGCAAGCCACCGATAAGGGCGACCCCGAAGCAGGCGTAAAGCACCGTCGGCTTCATTTTGATGAAGGTCGCATTCTGCAAATACAGTGTCAGGGCGCCGAAGACGAGCACCAGAGCCGCTGTCAGGAGGGGGATCATCGGAAGCCGCCTCAACTGCCAGAACGAAACTGCAAGCGCGGCGATCACGGCTGCCATCAAGACCAGAGTGGCGGTGAAAAGCCCCGCGTTGGGGCCGTTCAAGATCGCCGGCGGCAGGAAAGGCTCGACGGCTGGCTCGAACAGCTTAGGACGCGCATTGGCGAAAAAAAACAGGATGAGCGGTCCCGTTTCCACCCAGAATTTGAACCAGGGCGATGGCCGTGGCTTTGCCACTGCGGTTCGGGACACCTCGTTCATACAAACTCGCCTTTCTTTTTGGGCTGCAATGTCGACCGCAATTCAGCGGCCTATTTCAAAACGCCTCACCGACCAACGGTCTACAATCGTTGCCGCGTTATTTCTATTCGCGCGAAGGGTGCCGGAGGGGGCTTACGAGTCCATGCCGGCGATCGCGCGTGCAAAATCGCGCGCCTCGAAAGCTTCGAGGTCGGCTGCGGTTTCGCCAACTCCAATGAAGTGAATCGGAAGCTGAAATTTTTCCGCGATCGCAACCAGAATGCCTCCACGCGCGGTTCCATCGAGTTTGGTCATGACGAGGCCGGTCACGCCGGCAACTCGTCCGAAAATCTCGACCTGGCTCATCGCGTTCTGTCCGACCGTTGCATCGAGCACGAGGAGCACCGCGTGCGGCGCCTCGGGATCGACCTTCTTCATGACTCGAATGATTTTCTCGAGTTCGCCCATCAGCTCGGCCCGGTTTTGCAGGCGCCCCGCGGTATCCATCAGCACCAGGCTGTCGCCGCGTTCCCGCGCCACCTTGATCGCGTCGAACGCGAGCGCCGAGGCATCGGCTCCCTGTTCCCGGGAGATGACCGGACAACCCAGACGCTCTCCCCATATCTTCAACTGCTCGATCGCGGCGGCGCGAAACGTATCGCCGGCGGCGAGCAGGATGGAGTGGCCGTTGGCTGAGAATTGCGCGGCAAGCTTGCCGATGGTGGTCGTTTTACCCGATCCGTTGACGCCGACCACGAGAATCACGAAGGGCTTCTTCGAGGGGTCGATTTCCAGCGGCTTCGCATAAGGGGCAAGCACACGTTCGACCTCGGCGGCGAGCACCGCCTTGACCTCCTCGACATCAACATCCTTGTCGTAGCGATCCCGCCCGATCGCCTTGGTGATTCTTGCTGCCGTGGTGATCCCGAGATCGGCGCGGATCAGGACTTCTTCCAAATCCTCCAGCATTTCCGCGTCGAGTTTGCGCTTGGTGAAGATCGCGGCGAGGCCGGCGCCGATCGAACCCGACGAGCGGGCAAGCCCATCGCGCAGCCGGACCCACCAGCTTCGCTTGGGGGCGCCGCCATCTGACAGGGCAACTTCTTCCGCCTTGGATTTGGAGTCGACGGCGATGTCTGGGGCTTCGGTGGGCTGATCCGCGGCCGTGGAAATACCCTGACTGCCAAATACCCGTTTGAACAGGCCGAGTTTGGGCTTTGGTTCGGCGCCCTTGGCTTCGTTGTCCTTGCTCACCATCAAATCCTAGCTATGTCCGGTCGGCGGGCGATTGCGAAATCCACCGCTCCAGGCCCGCGCCCGCTCCTATATACCAAACGACGGCCCCGCGAAGGATTTCCCCGTTCGGGCTGCTACCCCAGCCCCTGCGTGACCATTCCCGGCGTCACCTTCAACATCAGCGCGCGTTTTTCGAGCGCCGAGAAGGTCGCGGGGTCTGCCCCCGTCATCCAAATCTGCCCGCCGAGCGTCTCGAGAACGTCAAATAAAGCGTTGCGCCGGAGCGGATCGAAATGAGCCGCGATCTCGTCGAGGAGCACGAGCGGGGCTATTTTGCACATGGCCGCGACAAGTCGGGCGTGGGCGAGAACCATCCCGGTCAGCAGAGCTTTTTGTTCGCCGGTCGAGGCTTGCGCCGCCGCAATTTGCTTGGGACCGTGCCGCACCCCGAGATCGCTGGCCTGCGGGCCGATCAAGGTCCGCCCCGCCGCCGCATCGCGGGCGCGATTGTTGCGCAACATGGTGCGATAAATATCCTCCGCCTCCAGCGCCGGATGCTGGCCGACCAGGCTTTCGACATCGCCCTGCAAGTCAAGTTCGGCCCATGGGAAAGGCGAAGCAGCATTCTGCGTCGCCTGGATGAGGGCGGACAGCCGCGACACGGTTTCGAGCCGGGCGGCGGCAATGGCAACGGCAAGTTCGGTGGCTTCCCGCTCGATCGCGTCGAGCCAGCCAGGGTCCGGCCTCGATCCTTGTTCCAGCAAGCGATTGCGGCCACGCAGCGCGCGCTCGAAACCGTTCACCCGCGTGCCATGCTCGGAATCGATGGACAGCACCAAGCGATCGAGGAATCGTCGCCGGTCGCCCGCGGGACCCGCGAAGAGACCGTCCATGGAGGGCGTAAGCCATACCACCCGGACGTGATCGCAGAAGCCGCGGATCGAAGCGGCGGGTTCCCGGTCGATCCTGTATTTGCGTTGCGGGGATGAAAGGCCTGGTGGCTCGATCCCGGTCCCGAGCTGAACATTGCCGGCCTTTGTTGCCAGTTCAACCGAGACCGCGAAGCCGCCGCCACCGCCCGTGCGGGCGCATTCGACCAACTCGGCGCGGCGTAGTCCGCGCCCGGGCGCAAGCAGCGACAAGGCTTCGAGAAGATTGGTCTTGCCCGCGCCATTCTCTCCCGTCAGCACGATGAGGGACGCGTTTGCTGCAAGATCGAGCGCAGCATAGGAGCGGAAATCGGTGAGTTTGAGACGTTGCACGCCCGCTTTGGTCGAAGCTTTTGGGGCTTCGTCCTGCACGGGCGTCTGCAAGGACAATTCATTCATGATCGAAACGACTCTTCCGGACGATCGAGATCGTCCATTGACCCATTGAAGCATCGAATTTGGATTTTGCCAGCCAATTGGCGAGGGCCTAAAATTTTGTGCGCCGGCAAATCCTCCGGCCGGCGCGCGTTTCAGCATTACACATCGCGCGCCTTATCAGCGTATGTTGGCCTCAAGTGTCAATCGTACCAAGATGTTTCCCATGAAACATCCAAGCAATGGACAAGCTCAGCTTGGCTCTCAGCCCTTCCCCCCTCCCGCACCCGCAACTGAGCCTGCGGCTTAGAACCGACGCCGATTTGGCTGCGATTGCCGATCTCTGGGTCGCGACTTGGCAGGAAGTCATGCCGGAGATTGATTTTTCGGCGCGGCTTCCCTGGTTTCGGGA encodes:
- a CDS encoding undecaprenyl-phosphate glucose phosphotransferase is translated as MFLSRRMSDNTERSAGPRAWISPLFKISYQNIEISAVLIDILLIVFASVAGAAIYQYTWLDEIVGANVFLGIGVTSSFICIYVMHARGLYRFPVLLNPVPYLAAIFTVLTLVGLSVTAALLFMGGDDDYLLKPMVAIVLLQIALLFSARWLMGNVMHALVSTDSLVGRRVVTIGEPSELLRLSATFLLRYFGLTEVSRVAVAANRGCRSADVLVSLDHALAAAREQGAEEFLVAFRWSSQELLETVRERLRASPLPVRLLPDHTVRTVLGQHASSIGTDEMQPVQVQRAPLSPYERAIKRTLDIAFALVAIGMLSPLLAIVAIAIKLDSEGPTIFRQRRNGFGGNEFTIFKFRTMRVLEDGPTVTQACRGDLRVTRVGQFLRRSSIDELPQLFNVLNGDMSLVGPRPHALAHDNEYKYHIANYAFRHHVKPGITGWAQVNGLRGETGRIEQMAERVKHDLWYINNWSLRFDINILLRTCFEVLRSRAY
- a CDS encoding carbonate dehydratase; translation: MSEPIAQPVGTEGRGALLPERLVSGYEAFLSGRFKREQDRFHALAEAGQKPRIMLIGCCDSRVSPEVIFDAAPGELFVVRNIANLVPPYAPNDDLHGTSAALEFGVMGLGVEHIVLMGHASCGGVGAFARGTTHQPHVPLSPGDFIGKWISLMGAAAERVGPATQPLEDYIERLALASIIQGLANLRSFPWIAARERSGELGLHGAYFGIQHGTLLALNEGTGQFEPVAIDKHRAAFAAHRETVGS
- a CDS encoding stress-induced protein, translated to MTKDVKPSTSNRGFASMDAEKQREIARKGGRSVPNEKRSFSQNHQLASEAGRKGGHSSHSNRRPDRVEQ
- a CDS encoding cytidine deaminase, which translates into the protein MSMIDELFSEAAAARARAYAPYSGFAVGAALRSESGKVFSGANVENAAYPVGTCAEAGAIAAMVAAGERRIREFLVLGEGEALVTPCGACRQRIREFASEDVLVHVAGPDGVRASFTLGALLPEAFGPGLKALPGDC
- the deoA gene encoding thymidine phosphorylase, with product MHTLLPQEIIAKKRAGERLRHEEIEAFILGYTRGHISDAQAAALAMAICFQGLDVSECATLTRAMADSGTRLAWRHADLPGPIVDKHSTGGVGDVVSLILAPAAAACGVYVPMIAGRGLGHTGGTIDKLEAIPGYQTTPGKDRFMEVVRRCGCAIIGQTEDLAPADKKLYAVRDVTGTVESIPLITASILAKKLAAGLEALVMDIKVGSGAFLPSLAEAHALARSIATVGAEAGLPVHALITDMDEPLASAAGNALEVRIAIDFLTGTKVDPRLREVVLRLGGEMLIMGGLAQTLGEASRRFDEALASGAAAEHFARMVAALGGPADLLEKPHHHLASADFVRPVHPSRSGYVGKIDTRALGLCVVRLGGGRHRPGSPIDPRVGLSSIAGVGAYTDDEAPLCMVHARDTDAAEMAAKTVIAAYHIMDEAPLVPRPCIVGHVGPTEK
- a CDS encoding cold-shock protein, whose translation is MTTGTVKWFNPDKGYGFIQPDDGGKDVFVHISAVEQSGLRNLQEGQKINYEVIADKRTGKSAAGNLRAA
- a CDS encoding SAM-dependent methyltransferase codes for the protein MDATSISYADPAILDNKHVKKSYARWAPVYDLVFELLLRPGRKAAAAAADRLGGRVLDVGVGTGLELPMFDRKTRLIGVDLSEPMLRRAQRRVRAEALKNVDGLIAMDATRLAFPDSYFDAVVAPYFLTVVPNPHASLDELIRVVRSGGEIILVNHVGASKGPMAWIESALSKCSAELGWRPKFAWSVLGDWIDSNPGVCLLERRVLPPLGLFTFARIKKL
- a CDS encoding tRNA 2-thiouridine(34) synthase MnmA → MNENPAPGGTEGPNSLGLNKPPAQTRVVVAMSGGVDSSVVAALLKEQGYDVIGVTLQLYDHGAAVHRKGSCCAGQDIHDARLTAARLGIPHYVLDYEERFADKVISPFAQSYATGETPIPCVACNSEIKFADLLETARDLGADVLATGHYVSSRLDAFGKRALHRAHDGARDQSYFLFATTKAQLEFLRFPLGEMEKADVRALAHRYGLLVADKADSQDICFVPAGKYSDVIERLMPGAAIPGDIVHVDGRVLGTHPGVIHYTIGQRRGLGLGGFATGEPLFVVRLDAARARVVVGPREALTTRLARLRSLNWIGPGTVDEHAGERREVFVQVRSSRPPVLGVLTVNDREPIVEFAAGEDAVSPGQACVFYDSDKPRARVLGGGVIGSTESSCPAVAEISQHAQVAHLPF
- a CDS encoding DUF1153 domain-containing protein, with amino-acid sequence MAEPSRLRTKYVIGPDGSPLTVADLPAPTTKRWVIRRKAEVVAAVRGGLLSLDEACSRYTLTVDEFLSWQMSIDQYGLAGLRTTRIQQYRV
- a CDS encoding septation protein A; translated protein: MNEVSRTAVAKPRPSPWFKFWVETGPLILFFFANARPKLFEPAVEPFLPPAILNGPNAGLFTATLVLMAAVIAALAVSFWQLRRLPMIPLLTAALVLVFGALTLYLQNATFIKMKPTVLYACFGVALIGGLLFKKSILPIVFDNALALTERGWQLLTWRWGFFFFVLAILNEIVWRTQSNDVWVAFKFPGIFILIFLFSLAQVPLVVRHQLPEDEAESAPDHY
- a CDS encoding signal recognition particle-docking protein FtsY codes for the protein MVSKDNEAKGAEPKPKLGLFKRVFGSQGISTAADQPTEAPDIAVDSKSKAEEVALSDGGAPKRSWWVRLRDGLARSSGSIGAGLAAIFTKRKLDAEMLEDLEEVLIRADLGITTAARITKAIGRDRYDKDVDVEEVKAVLAAEVERVLAPYAKPLEIDPSKKPFVILVVGVNGSGKTTTIGKLAAQFSANGHSILLAAGDTFRAAAIEQLKIWGERLGCPVISREQGADASALAFDAIKVARERGDSLVLMDTAGRLQNRAELMGELEKIIRVMKKVDPEAPHAVLLVLDATVGQNAMSQVEIFGRVAGVTGLVMTKLDGTARGGILVAIAEKFQLPIHFIGVGETAADLEAFEARDFARAIAGMDS
- a CDS encoding DNA replication/repair protein RecF; this encodes MNELSLQTPVQDEAPKASTKAGVQRLKLTDFRSYAALDLAANASLIVLTGENGAGKTNLLEALSLLAPGRGLRRAELVECARTGGGGGFAVSVELATKAGNVQLGTGIEPPGLSSPQRKYRIDREPAASIRGFCDHVRVVWLTPSMDGLFAGPAGDRRRFLDRLVLSIDSEHGTRVNGFERALRGRNRLLEQGSRPDPGWLDAIEREATELAVAIAAARLETVSRLSALIQATQNAASPFPWAELDLQGDVESLVGQHPALEAEDIYRTMLRNNRARDAAAGRTLIGPQASDLGVRHGPKQIAAAQASTGEQKALLTGMVLAHARLVAAMCKIAPLVLLDEIAAHFDPLRRNALFDVLETLGGQIWMTGADPATFSALEKRALMLKVTPGMVTQGLG